The following coding sequences are from one Gossypium hirsutum isolate 1008001.06 chromosome A12, Gossypium_hirsutum_v2.1, whole genome shotgun sequence window:
- the LOC107925602 gene encoding uncharacterized protein, whose product MKEIWGQWDDEVKQLFYCHYGDLPYLLDVKVDEHLFRALAQYWNSTYSCFTFGKVDLVPTMEEYTTLFHCPKIQVDRIYARPANVPAFSKKLMNITGMSEQWVTTRIKQKGDYKCIPWRNLMDLVLAHPDVKKRVDVFALSIYGLVIFPKALGHVDEAVADFFDRLGKGTTAVPVILAETFRSLNACRRAGEGRFIGCAQLLLSWFHSHFWKVEKVSYRIFSENYSPLKELVATPRRDDVTEENWMTVLQNLQEEDVEWRAPWMVPDEILYRCGDFDWVPLLGVWGAVEYALLLALRQYRSRQFTPPTYGLAQCEFMFTGNN is encoded by the coding sequence atgaaagaaatttgGGGTCAGTGGGATGATGAGGTCAAACAGCTATTCTATTGTCATTACGGTGATTTACCTTATCTGCTCGATGTCAAGGTAGATGAACACCTGTTTCGAGCCCTTGCCCAATATTGGAATTCcacttacagttgcttcactttcgggaaagtagatttggtacctactatGGAAGAATACACGACCTTGTTCCATTGCCCAAAGATTCAGGTTGACAGAATTTATGCCAGACCTGCTAACGTCCCAGCATTTTCAAAAAAGCTAATGAACATCACAGGGATGAGTGAACAGTGGGTGACAACCcggatcaaacaaaaaggagattATAAATGCATTCCTTGGAGGAACTTGATGGATCTAGTCTTAGCACACCCCGACGTGAAGAAAAGGGTAGATGTCTTCGCCTTGAGCATTTATGGACTGGTCATCTTCCCCAAAGCTTTGGGGCATGTAGACGAGGCTGTTGCTGACTTTTTTGACAGGCTTGGTAAAGGAACCACAGCTGTACCCGTAATCTtggctgaaactttcagatcATTAAATGCTTGTAGAAGAGCGGGTGAAgggagatttattggatgtgcacagctcttGCTATCCTGGTTCCACagccatttttggaaagtggaaaaggtcTCGTATCGTATCTTCTCTGAAAATTACTCTCCGCTGAAAGAGTTAGTGGCTACACCGAGGCGAGATGATGTGACAGAAGAAAATTGGATGACGGTTCTCCAAAATCTGCAagaagaagatgttgaatggagagccccgtggatggttcctgatgaaaTATTATACCGATGCGGAGACTTCGATTGGGTTCCCTTGTTAGGAGTATGGGGGGCCGTCGAGTATGCTCTTCTGCTTGCATTGCGACAATACAGATCCAGACAATTTACACCACCAACATACGGGTTAGCCCAGTGCGAGTTCATGTTCACAGGGAATAATTAG